Proteins co-encoded in one Octopus bimaculoides isolate UCB-OBI-ISO-001 chromosome 7, ASM119413v2, whole genome shotgun sequence genomic window:
- the LOC106881577 gene encoding B-cell receptor-associated protein 31-like — protein MGLQWTLISCFLYFEIGLCVLFMLPFISPQVWRKIFKSRLLSFLSNFSYFYVRLLMLGLGVAFLSSISQLRKYDIDSDKLEDVTLSMPGAAQNYHIHLLRAQRNFYISGFTLFLWMILNRIVQLITAQAQLQADLKATHKQALSANEVANKLLNDSSSSGIQDTRNDKEENLANSEKEDATKNLEALKTKLEKAEDELCEAKTELKQTQTDLMTMKSQSEATKCEYDRLLEEYSVLQKKIQQDSNKKDH, from the coding sequence ATGGGACTGCAATGGACTTTGATTtcctgctttttatattttgaaattggactgtgtgttttatttatgttaCCCTTCATATCACCTCAAGTATGGCGGAAAATATTCAAGTCCcgccttttatcatttctgtctaatttttcatacttttatgTTCGGTTATTGATGTTGGGTTTAGGTGTTGCTTTTCTAAGCTCCATTTCACAGCTCCGTAAATACGATATCGATTCAGACAAACTGGAAGATGTGACATTATCTATGCCTGGTGCTGCACAGAATTACCATATCCATCTACTTCGGGCTCAGCGTAATTTTTACATCTCTGGATTTACTTTGTTTCTTTGGATGATTTTAAATCGCATTGTCCAATTAATCACAGCCCAAGCTCAGCTGCAAGCTGATTTGAAAGCAACTCACAAACAAGCTCTCAGCGCTAATGAAGTTGCCAACAAACTTTTGAATGATTCGTCATCTTCAGGGATTCAGGATACTAGGAATGACAAAGAGGAAAATCTGGCTAATTCGGAAAAGGAAGATGCTACTAAAAATCTTGAGGCTCtcaaaacaaaactagaaaaaGCTGAGGATGAATTATGTGAAGCTAAGACTGAACTGAAACAAACCCAAACTGATCTGATGACCATGAAATCTCAGTCTGAAGCAACCAAGTGTGAATATGATAGATTATTGGAAGAGTATTCTGTCCTTCAGAAGAAAATACAGCAGGATTCAAATAAGAAAGatcattaa